In Chloroflexota bacterium, a single window of DNA contains:
- a CDS encoding MBL fold metallo-hydrolase — protein sequence MDATQLMVRGVVVGLFQANCYIIGSRQTGEAICFDPGDDVDEIKALARDMRVRITRIVCSHGHLDHIMAVRALREVTGAPFLLHQADLELARSLPLSAARALGREMPPPPDPDAFLTEGDDVELAGETFSVLHTPGHTPGSICLYGGGILFSGDTLFQGTIGRTDLPGGNYDEILDSLAVKLMDLPDETIVRPGHMDQTTIGAERRYNDFVSEALRRHASR from the coding sequence GTGGACGCGACACAGCTGATGGTGCGGGGCGTCGTCGTCGGGCTGTTTCAAGCGAACTGCTACATCATCGGCTCGCGGCAGACGGGCGAGGCGATCTGCTTCGACCCTGGCGATGACGTTGACGAGATCAAGGCGCTCGCCCGCGACATGCGCGTGCGGATCACCAGGATCGTGTGCAGCCACGGCCACCTCGACCACATCATGGCCGTCCGGGCGTTGCGGGAGGTGACCGGTGCGCCGTTCCTGCTGCACCAGGCCGACCTGGAGCTGGCGCGGAGTCTGCCACTCTCGGCTGCGCGGGCGCTCGGTCGTGAGATGCCGCCGCCCCCCGATCCAGACGCCTTCCTGACCGAGGGCGACGACGTCGAACTGGCCGGCGAGACGTTCAGCGTCTTGCACACCCCGGGGCACACGCCGGGCAGCATCTGCCTGTACGGCGGCGGGATCCTGTTCTCGGGTGACACCCTGTTCCAGGGGACCATCGGTCGGACCGACCTGCCGGGCGGCAACTACGATGAGATCCTCGACAGTCTCGCCGTGAAGCTGATGGACCTGCCAGACGAGACCATCGTGCGGCCGGGGCACATGGACCAGACGACCATCGGCGCGGAGCGGCGGTACAACGACTTTGTGTCCGAGGCGCTCCGGCGGCACGCCAGCCGATGA
- a CDS encoding 2-dehydropantoate 2-reductase translates to MSASPVPSLEQPWRIAVVGPGALGCLFAALLALDGHDVRLLGRRAAQADAINQHGLVVERDGVERRTTVRAGTDPAALGPVDLAIVLVKATDTAAAAPSLPALLVPDGPALSLQNGLGNVDALTAVLGPERVLGGITSQGATLLGDGRIRHAGFGPTSLAEATRVLTPRAQTIAALLDRAGLAATAYADPLPLIWGKLIANAAINPLGALLRCQNGFTVERPAARELFRSLAREAGAVATRLGVVLPFDDPAAHAEGVARITFNNRNSMLQDVEAGRRTEIDAINGAVARLGQEHGVPTPANATVAQMIRAVEQGYL, encoded by the coding sequence GTGTCGGCCTCCCCCGTCCCGTCGTTGGAGCAGCCCTGGCGGATCGCCGTGGTCGGGCCGGGTGCGCTCGGCTGCCTCTTCGCGGCGCTGCTGGCGCTCGACGGCCACGACGTCCGGCTGCTGGGTCGGCGGGCAGCCCAGGCCGACGCCATCAACCAGCACGGGCTGGTGGTCGAGCGCGACGGCGTCGAGCGGCGGACGACGGTCCGCGCCGGCACGGACCCGGCCGCGCTCGGGCCGGTCGACCTCGCGATCGTGCTGGTCAAGGCGACCGATACTGCTGCTGCCGCCCCGAGCCTGCCGGCCCTGCTGGTGCCCGACGGGCCGGCCTTGAGCTTGCAGAATGGGCTGGGAAACGTCGATGCGCTGACGGCCGTGCTGGGGCCGGAACGGGTGCTCGGGGGCATCACCTCGCAGGGGGCGACGCTCCTGGGCGATGGGCGTATCCGCCACGCCGGCTTCGGGCCGACCTCGCTGGCCGAGGCGACGCGGGTGCTGACGCCGCGCGCCCAGACCATCGCCGCGCTGCTGGATCGGGCCGGCCTCGCGGCGACGGCGTACGCCGACCCCCTCCCGTTGATCTGGGGCAAGCTGATCGCCAACGCGGCCATCAACCCGCTGGGAGCGCTGCTGCGCTGCCAGAACGGGTTCACCGTCGAGCGGCCGGCTGCGCGTGAGCTGTTCCGTAGCCTAGCCCGCGAGGCCGGAGCCGTCGCCACGCGCCTGGGCGTCGTGCTGCCGTTCGACGACCCGGCCGCCCATGCTGAGGGCGTGGCCCGTATCACCTTCAACAACCGCAACTCGATGCTCCAGGATGTCGAGGCGGGCCGGCGTACGGAGATCGACGCCATCAACGGGGCGGTGGCGCGCCTCGGTCAGGAGCATGGCGTCCCGACGCCCGCCAATGCGACGGTTGCCCAGATGATCCGGGCCGTCGAGCAGGGCTACCTGTA